From the genome of Scytonema hofmannii PCC 7110, one region includes:
- a CDS encoding iron uptake porin: MIVVIKDLLLLSGVSLFFLSTPVIAANTNEDVEDNKFIPENLPNTDSFSPQQNTIQITAPEQFEPSFSLPMTSEDNIKNLSEVTQRGEESKAPDTSTMERLTSVSQLSDVQPNDWAFAALQSLVERYGVIAGYSDGTFKGNRTLTRYEFAAGLNAVLDKVNELLAAGLIEKVKKEDLDKLQQLQAEFAPESATLRSRIDTLEAHTANIQAQQFSTTARLGGQVIFGLATGSGGDPPGKGEANTILSHLTQLQLVSSFTGKDLFRVGLVTGNTANDGFGNPDAFNTNMARLSWQADYNNDVLLDSLEYRFAALGDRVVFTFKPVGFSLSSVLTPNSSPYADAGLGALSLFAGSTPVFKIGSLDAGLGFDWLVSDRMRLQFAYGTRNSNSSGDGLFGADHSALGVQVLYKPTSSLVAGLAYVNAYSSDGQLDTGTGSSNADTSGGINEPSQIHAINTSIRWQLTDQLILGAWGGLMVTNSLQSDAVVLSSTYLLSLGVYDPFGRRGDLFGFLFGLPPKLNAGYLIEQADTGNSTHYEVFYRFLVNENIAITPGFFIVTDPGHISGNNDIFVGAIRTTFNF, from the coding sequence GTGATTGTGGTTATAAAAGATTTATTACTCCTATCTGGAGTTTCTCTATTTTTCTTATCTACACCAGTTATAGCAGCCAATACAAATGAAGACGTAGAAGATAACAAATTTATTCCAGAAAATTTGCCAAATACTGACTCTTTTTCCCCACAGCAGAATACCATTCAAATAACTGCTCCAGAACAATTTGAACCTAGTTTCTCACTTCCCATGACTTCCGAAGATAATATAAAGAATTTAAGCGAAGTCACTCAAAGGGGAGAAGAATCAAAAGCTCCAGATACAAGCACTATGGAACGTTTAACATCAGTATCGCAATTGTCTGATGTGCAACCGAATGACTGGGCTTTTGCTGCATTGCAATCTTTAGTAGAACGATATGGTGTCATTGCTGGTTATTCTGATGGCACTTTTAAAGGTAACCGTACCTTAACTCGTTATGAGTTCGCTGCTGGATTGAACGCCGTACTAGATAAAGTTAATGAATTACTTGCTGCTGGGTTAATCGAAAAAGTCAAAAAAGAAGATTTAGATAAGTTACAACAGTTGCAAGCAGAATTTGCACCAGAATCAGCCACTTTACGAAGTCGTATAGATACTCTTGAAGCTCATACTGCAAATATACAAGCACAACAATTTTCAACTACAGCCCGGTTGGGAGGACAAGTTATCTTTGGACTAGCGACAGGTTCTGGAGGCGATCCACCAGGGAAAGGAGAAGCAAACACTATTCTCAGTCACTTGACACAATTACAACTTGTTTCCTCTTTCACCGGCAAAGACCTATTTCGTGTAGGGTTGGTCACAGGTAATACTGCCAATGATGGTTTTGGAAATCCTGATGCGTTTAACACCAACATGGCAAGGCTTTCTTGGCAAGCAGATTATAACAACGATGTATTATTGGATTCTCTAGAATACCGATTTGCTGCACTAGGCGATCGCGTCGTTTTCACCTTCAAGCCTGTAGGCTTTAGTTTAAGTAGTGTTCTCACCCCCAACTCCTCACCCTACGCCGATGCTGGTTTGGGAGCGCTTTCCCTATTTGCTGGTTCAACTCCTGTCTTTAAAATTGGGAGTCTTGATGCTGGTTTGGGCTTTGACTGGTTAGTTTCTGATCGTATGCGCTTACAATTTGCTTATGGGACTCGGAATAGTAACAGTAGTGGAGACGGTCTGTTTGGTGCAGACCATAGTGCTTTAGGAGTGCAAGTTTTATACAAACCAACAAGCTCATTGGTTGCAGGTTTAGCTTATGTGAATGCTTATTCTAGTGATGGTCAATTAGACACTGGTACAGGTAGTAGCAATGCTGATACCTCTGGAGGAATCAACGAACCTTCTCAGATTCATGCTATCAACACGAGTATAAGATGGCAATTAACAGATCAACTTATTCTTGGTGCTTGGGGAGGTTTAATGGTGACAAACTCCTTACAGTCAGATGCTGTTGTATTAAGTAGCACTTATTTATTGTCTTTAGGCGTATACGACCCCTTTGGCAGAAGAGGAGATTTATTTGGATTTTTATTCGGTTTACCCCCAAAATTAAATGCTGGTTATTTAATTGAACAAGCAGATACCGGAAATTCTACTCACTATGAAGTTTTCTACCGCTTTCTCGTCAACGAAAACATAGCAATTACTCCTGGCTTTTTTATTGTCACCGACCCCGGACACATTTCTGGAAACAACGATATTTTTGTAGGAGCTATTCGTACAACTTTTAACTTCTAA
- a CDS encoding DUF5615 family PIN-like protein, translating into MLRFLADENFNNQIVRGVLRRNSNIDIVRVQDVGLSEAEDPIILEWAAQQARVVLTHDVETMTNFAYSRVQAGLSMLGVFEVSRRVPVGLAIEEILLLAECSLEGEWEGQVRFLPYYGSQTLNGSLIIVTNRLIWVATHISLSP; encoded by the coding sequence ATGTTGCGATTCCTGGCTGACGAGAATTTTAACAATCAGATTGTCCGTGGTGTTCTTCGTCGAAACTCCAACATTGATATTGTTCGTGTTCAGGATGTAGGTTTATCTGAGGCAGAAGATCCAATTATTTTAGAATGGGCGGCACAACAAGCGCGAGTTGTGTTAACTCATGATGTGGAAACGATGACCAACTTTGCCTACTCGCGAGTGCAAGCAGGTTTATCAATGCTAGGGGTATTTGAGGTGAGTCGCCGTGTCCCAGTTGGTTTAGCAATTGAAGAGATTTTACTGCTAGCAGAGTGTAGCTTGGAGGGTGAATGGGAAGGGCAGGTACGGTTCTTACCTTATTATGGCTCACAGACATTGAACGGTTCCTTAATTATTGTTACTAACAGGTTGATCTGGGTAGCTACTCATATTAGCCTTAGTCCATGA